One Pseudonocardia sediminis DNA window includes the following coding sequences:
- a CDS encoding DUF3043 domain-containing protein, with the protein MRFLRRSESTDAESGTSTTTTGDSAGGTAVSESEAEVRSRTHTTPGKGRATPKRREAEAPGRRRGPAPPPPRTQREASRLAKANRPPKEDRRKAAAERRRRMDAGDDRVLLPRDRGPVRAYVRDVVDSRPHVIGLFLPLAALVVIAALVQVPAVQQYVTLFTFLMLAVMLVEGTLLGMSVTRKARAKFPDETISPFGTGWYSFSRATQPRRMRVPKPRVERGAQV; encoded by the coding sequence GTGAGGTTCCTGCGCCGCTCCGAGAGCACCGACGCCGAGTCCGGCACGTCGACGACCACCACGGGCGACAGCGCCGGGGGCACCGCCGTCTCGGAGTCCGAGGCGGAGGTCCGCTCGCGCACGCACACCACGCCCGGCAAGGGCCGCGCGACCCCCAAGCGGCGTGAGGCCGAGGCCCCCGGACGCCGTCGTGGCCCGGCCCCGCCCCCGCCGCGGACCCAGCGCGAGGCGTCCCGGCTGGCCAAGGCGAACCGGCCCCCGAAGGAGGACCGGCGCAAGGCCGCCGCGGAGCGCCGCAGGCGGATGGACGCCGGCGACGACCGGGTGCTGCTCCCCCGCGACCGCGGGCCGGTGCGGGCCTACGTGCGCGACGTCGTCGACTCCCGGCCGCACGTCATCGGGTTGTTCCTGCCGCTGGCCGCGCTCGTCGTGATCGCCGCGCTGGTGCAGGTCCCGGCGGTGCAGCAGTACGTCACGCTGTTCACGTTCCTGATGCTCGCGGTGATGCTGGTCGAGGGCACGCTGCTCGGGATGTCGGTGACCCGCAAGGCGCGCGCGAAGTTCCCGGACGAGACGATCAGCCCGTTCGGCACCGGGTGGTACTCGTTCTCCCGGGCGACCCAGCCCCGCCGGATGCGCGTGCCCAAGCCGAGGGTCGAGCGCGGCGCGCAGGTCTGA
- a CDS encoding enoyl-CoA hydratase/isomerase family protein: protein MTSETPDRYAPFTALRVERPEEGILRIVLDGPNLNAVGADAHQQLADIWPVIDRDPTVRAVLVRGEGRAFSAGGAFDMIEEMVADPVVRTRVLREARDMVYNVINCSKPVVSAIHGPAVGAGLAIGLLADVSVAARTAKIVDGHTRLGVAAGDHAAICWPLLCGMAKAKYYLLTCKPITGEEAERIGLVSLCVDDEEVQETALEVARSLTAGAPSAISWTKQALNSWYRVAGPSFDASLALEFYGFGLPDVAEGVAAHREKRTPNFSGPQA from the coding sequence ATGACCTCTGAGACCCCCGACCGGTACGCACCCTTCACCGCCCTGCGCGTCGAACGCCCGGAGGAGGGGATCCTGCGGATCGTCCTGGACGGGCCGAACCTCAACGCCGTCGGCGCCGACGCCCACCAGCAGCTCGCCGACATCTGGCCGGTGATCGACCGCGACCCGACCGTCCGCGCGGTGCTGGTCCGCGGCGAGGGACGGGCGTTCTCCGCGGGCGGGGCGTTCGACATGATCGAGGAGATGGTCGCCGACCCCGTCGTCCGCACCCGGGTGCTGCGCGAGGCCCGCGACATGGTCTACAACGTGATCAACTGCTCGAAGCCGGTGGTCTCGGCGATCCACGGCCCGGCGGTCGGGGCGGGGCTGGCGATCGGCCTGCTCGCCGACGTCTCGGTGGCCGCACGCACCGCGAAGATCGTCGACGGGCACACCCGTCTCGGCGTCGCCGCGGGCGACCACGCCGCGATCTGCTGGCCGCTGCTGTGCGGCATGGCCAAGGCCAAGTACTACCTGCTGACCTGCAAGCCGATCACCGGCGAGGAGGCGGAGCGGATCGGGTTGGTCTCGCTGTGCGTCGACGACGAGGAGGTACAGGAGACCGCGCTGGAGGTCGCGCGCAGCCTCACCGCCGGTGCGCCGAGCGCGATCAGCTGGACCAAGCAGGCGCTCAACAGCTGGTACCGGGTGGCCGGGCCGTCGTTCGACGCGTCGCTCGCGCTGGAGTTCTACGGCTTCGGGCTGCCCGACGTCGCCGAGGGGGTGGCCGCGCACCGGGAGAAGCGCACGCCGAACTTCAGCGGGCCCCAGGCGTAG
- a CDS encoding acyl-CoA dehydrogenase family protein, whose amino-acid sequence MDPSDLQDVLDSVRDFIRTEVVPAEEQIEADDAVPERIVAQCRSMGLYGFTIPEQYGGLGLTVSEEVRLAFELGWTTPALRSLFGTNNGIAGHVLMEGGTEEQKAEWLPKLASGEVTASFGLTEADAGSDPSSLATRAVRDGDEWVLNGSKRYITNSPVADVIMVFAKTNPDVAGNRGISTFLVPKGTPGLSIGPKDHKMGQFGAWTADVYLDDVRVPASALVGGPDGVDTGFVTAAKCLAHGRLHIAAVCVGMADRLVHESVEFAKTREQGGKPIARFQLVQGLIADSVTDHRAGRGLVLDAARGFDAGTDRVSGPATAKYFCSEMVGRVADRAVQVHGGAGYMRGVTVERFFRDARLFRIYEGTSQIQQVIIARDALGKAARA is encoded by the coding sequence GTGGATCCCTCCGACCTGCAGGACGTGCTGGACTCGGTGCGCGACTTCATCCGCACCGAGGTGGTGCCGGCCGAGGAGCAGATCGAGGCCGACGACGCCGTCCCGGAGCGGATCGTCGCCCAGTGCAGGTCGATGGGCCTCTACGGCTTCACCATCCCCGAGCAGTACGGCGGCCTCGGCCTGACCGTGAGCGAGGAGGTGCGACTGGCGTTCGAGCTCGGCTGGACCACCCCCGCGCTGCGCTCACTGTTCGGAACGAACAACGGCATCGCCGGGCACGTGCTGATGGAGGGCGGCACCGAGGAGCAGAAGGCCGAGTGGCTGCCCAAGCTCGCCAGCGGCGAGGTGACGGCGTCGTTCGGGCTGACCGAGGCCGACGCCGGGTCCGACCCGTCGTCGCTGGCCACCCGGGCCGTCCGCGACGGTGACGAGTGGGTCCTCAACGGCTCCAAGCGCTACATCACCAACTCCCCCGTCGCCGATGTGATCATGGTCTTCGCGAAGACGAACCCGGACGTCGCCGGCAACCGCGGGATCTCCACGTTCCTGGTCCCGAAGGGCACCCCCGGGCTCTCGATCGGTCCGAAGGACCACAAGATGGGCCAGTTCGGTGCCTGGACCGCCGACGTGTACCTCGACGACGTCCGCGTCCCGGCCTCCGCGCTCGTCGGCGGCCCGGACGGGGTCGACACCGGGTTCGTCACCGCCGCCAAGTGCCTCGCGCACGGACGGCTGCACATCGCCGCCGTCTGCGTCGGGATGGCCGACCGGCTCGTGCACGAGTCGGTCGAGTTCGCGAAGACCCGCGAGCAGGGCGGCAAGCCGATCGCCCGGTTCCAGCTGGTCCAGGGCCTGATCGCGGACTCGGTGACCGACCACCGCGCCGGCCGCGGCCTGGTCCTCGACGCGGCCCGGGGGTTCGACGCCGGCACCGACCGGGTCTCCGGTCCGGCCACGGCCAAGTACTTCTGCTCCGAGATGGTCGGGCGCGTCGCCGACCGCGCGGTGCAGGTGCACGGCGGTGCCGGCTACATGCGCGGGGTGACCGTCGAGCGCTTCTTCCGCGACGCCCGCCTGTTCCGGATCTACGAGGGCACCAGCCAGATCCAGCAGGTCATCATCGCCCGCGACGCCCTCGGAAAGGCGGCCCGCGCCTGA
- a CDS encoding HesB/IscA family protein, with protein MTVDNTVDTTTETHGVELSDAAAVKARALLEQEGRDDMHLRIAVQPGGCAGLRYQLFFDDRSLDGDLFKDFHGLKVGVDRMSAPYLQGAQIDFVDTIEKQGFTIDNPNAGGSCACGDSFN; from the coding sequence ATGACCGTAGACAACACGGTGGACACCACCACCGAGACGCACGGCGTCGAACTCAGTGATGCGGCCGCCGTCAAGGCGCGGGCCCTGCTCGAGCAGGAGGGCCGCGACGACATGCACCTGCGGATCGCGGTGCAGCCGGGCGGCTGTGCCGGTCTGCGGTACCAGCTGTTCTTCGACGACCGCTCGCTCGACGGCGACCTGTTCAAGGACTTCCACGGCCTCAAGGTCGGGGTGGACCGGATGAGCGCGCCGTACCTGCAGGGCGCACAGATCGACTTCGTCGACACGATCGAGAAGCAGGGCTTCACGATCGACAACCCGAACGCGGGCGGCTCGTGCGCCTGCGGTGACTCGTTCAACTGA
- a CDS encoding cytochrome c oxidase subunit 4, with the protein MKIESRIFELCTGFFFLCAIVYTILAGEAVGVSALFLTGGLSLIVGTYFRFVSRRLEERPEDNAEAEVSDGAGEVGFFSPGSYWPVMMAGAAALVGIGLAFFYVWLIVIAGILLLGAIGGLVFEYHIRPADH; encoded by the coding sequence ATGAAGATCGAGTCCCGCATCTTCGAACTCTGCACCGGGTTCTTCTTCCTGTGCGCGATCGTCTACACGATCCTGGCCGGTGAGGCTGTCGGCGTGTCCGCGCTGTTCCTGACCGGCGGCCTGTCGCTGATCGTCGGCACGTACTTCCGGTTCGTCTCCCGCCGTCTCGAGGAGCGCCCGGAGGACAACGCCGAGGCCGAGGTCTCCGACGGCGCCGGCGAGGTCGGCTTCTTCTCCCCGGGCAGCTACTGGCCGGTGATGATGGCCGGTGCGGCCGCCCTGGTCGGGATCGGTCTGGCGTTCTTCTACGTGTGGCTGATCGTGATCGCCGGCATCCTGTTGCTCGGTGCGATCGGTGGGCTGGTGTTCGAGTACCACATCCGGCCCGCGGACCACTGA
- a CDS encoding carbohydrate kinase family protein: MHFPGKFSEQLLADQLDRISVSFLVDELVVRRGGVAGNIAFALGVLGQAPVLVGAVGPDFADYKKLLDDVGVDTSGVSTFDDVHTARFTCTTDDDMRQIASFYTGAMAKSREIELAPIAERVGGFDLVLIGASDPDAMVRHTDECREKGYPFLADPSQQLARMEGPEVRRLIEGAKYLVTNDYEYELLLKKTGWTAEEIASKVDTRITTYGEKGVVIVERDGTETRVDVVPPTELVDPTGVGDAWRAGFLTALNGGLSLERSAQLGALIATYVLESDGPQEWTWDREAALTRLRDTYGDAAADEIQAVLPA, translated from the coding sequence ATGCACTTCCCCGGGAAGTTCTCCGAGCAGCTGCTCGCCGATCAGCTCGACCGCATCTCGGTCAGCTTCCTGGTCGACGAGCTGGTGGTCCGGCGGGGCGGCGTGGCCGGCAACATCGCGTTCGCCCTCGGCGTGCTGGGCCAGGCCCCGGTGCTCGTCGGTGCGGTGGGGCCGGACTTCGCCGACTACAAGAAGCTCCTCGACGACGTCGGGGTCGACACCTCGGGCGTCTCCACCTTCGACGACGTGCACACCGCACGTTTCACCTGCACCACCGACGACGACATGCGCCAGATCGCATCCTTCTACACCGGCGCCATGGCGAAGTCCCGCGAGATCGAGCTCGCCCCGATCGCCGAGCGCGTCGGCGGGTTCGACCTGGTGCTAATCGGCGCCAGCGACCCGGACGCCATGGTCCGCCACACCGACGAGTGCCGCGAGAAGGGCTACCCCTTCCTCGCCGACCCGTCGCAGCAGCTGGCCCGCATGGAGGGCCCCGAGGTCCGGCGACTGATCGAGGGCGCCAAGTACCTGGTCACCAACGACTACGAGTACGAGCTGCTGCTCAAGAAGACCGGCTGGACCGCCGAGGAGATCGCGAGCAAGGTCGACACCCGGATCACCACCTACGGCGAGAAGGGCGTGGTGATCGTCGAGCGCGACGGCACCGAGACCCGCGTCGACGTCGTCCCGCCGACCGAGCTCGTCGACCCGACCGGTGTCGGCGACGCCTGGCGCGCCGGCTTCCTGACTGCTCTCAACGGTGGCCTGTCCCTGGAGCGCTCGGCCCAGCTCGGCGCGCTCATCGCGACCTACGTGCTGGAGTCCGACGGCCCGCAGGAGTGGACCTGGGACCGCGAGGCCGCTCTGACCCGCCTGCGCGACACCTACGGCGACGCCGCCGCCGACGAGATCCAGGCCGTCCTGCCCGCCTGA
- a CDS encoding cytochrome c oxidase subunit II yields the protein MGRAERATGSTRSRFVRVAKLGVVAALAVPALTGCSVEEVIRFGWPVGVTPEAESMRNLWTYSAIAALIVGVITWAAMFWAIILHRKKKDDDGSLPRQTQYNLPVELVFTAIPTVIVAVLFGFTVNVQNYVDKTDPSNGRPADVQVAITGFQWNWRFDYPNQLASDGRPVETLGTSSTIPILVLPTDRSIQFTQASNDVIHSFYVPEFLFKRDVFPMPEKNEQDNTYVIDNIEREGAFVGRCAELCGSYHAQMNFEVRAISPELFDRYIALRKQDNPQTRLPYTAGEALAALNCGQWCAPEAVTTYPFTTERGQLAAQANG from the coding sequence GTGGGCCGAGCAGAACGCGCGACGGGGTCCACCCGCTCCCGTTTCGTCCGGGTGGCGAAGCTGGGTGTGGTGGCCGCGCTGGCGGTGCCCGCGCTCACCGGATGCTCCGTGGAGGAGGTCATCCGGTTCGGCTGGCCGGTCGGGGTGACCCCCGAGGCCGAGTCGATGCGGAACCTGTGGACCTATTCGGCGATCGCCGCGCTGATCGTCGGCGTGATCACCTGGGCCGCGATGTTCTGGGCGATCATCCTGCACCGCAAGAAGAAGGACGACGACGGCTCGCTGCCGCGCCAGACGCAGTACAACCTGCCGGTCGAGCTGGTGTTCACCGCGATCCCGACGGTCATCGTCGCGGTCCTGTTCGGGTTCACCGTCAACGTCCAGAACTACGTGGACAAGACGGACCCGTCGAACGGGCGCCCCGCCGACGTGCAGGTCGCGATCACCGGGTTCCAGTGGAACTGGCGGTTCGACTACCCGAACCAGCTGGCCTCCGACGGACGCCCGGTCGAGACGCTGGGCACGAGCAGCACGATCCCGATCCTGGTGCTGCCGACCGACCGCAGCATCCAGTTCACGCAGGCCTCGAACGACGTCATCCACTCGTTCTACGTGCCGGAGTTCCTGTTCAAGCGCGACGTCTTCCCGATGCCGGAGAAGAACGAGCAGGACAACACCTACGTGATCGACAACATCGAGCGCGAGGGTGCCTTCGTCGGCCGGTGCGCCGAGCTCTGCGGCTCCTACCACGCGCAGATGAACTTCGAGGTCCGGGCGATCTCGCCGGAGCTGTTCGACCGCTACATCGCCCTGCGCAAGCAGGACAATCCGCAGACCCGGCTCCCCTACACCGCAGGTGAGGCGCTGGCCGCGCTGAACTGCGGTCAGTGGTGCGCCCCCGAGGCCGTCACCACCTACCCGTTCACCACCGAGCGCGGGCAGCTGGCCGCGCAGGCCAACGGCTGA
- the asnB gene encoding asparagine synthase (glutamine-hydrolyzing), translating to MCGLLGLLTAGADAATRVEPIADALRCARHRGPDESGTWNDHDLVLGFNRLSIIDVDHSHQPLHWGPVPGEDTRYTIVFNGEIYNYLELREELIETFDAAFATEGDGEVIVAAFHYWGPDAVQRLRGMFAFAIWDVVERELFVARDPFGIKPLFLATTPAGTVFASEKKSILALAQNMGIGLDLEPAALQQYLTLQYVPEPWSLHRMISRVESGTHVTVSPAEEPVHQRYFQPKFLSLPSHAPASAEAEAIVHGEIADVLRDSVAKHMRADVTVGAFLSGGIDSTAIAALAKEHNPNLITFTTGFEREGYSEVDVAAESAAAIGVRHVVRTVKPDEMMEALPLIVWYLDDPVADPALVPLWFIAREAREHVKVVLSGEGADELFGGYSIYREPLSLAPFEKVPGTLRPLMRRASRKMPEGMRGKDLLRRGSLSLEQRYYGNARIFRDDQLHEVLRGYDPRVSHVDVTAPHYFASRDWDDVARMQHVDLFTWLRGDILVKADKMTMAHSLELRVPFLDPEVFDVASSLPQAQKITHGANGTTKYALRRSLEGIIPSHVLNRPKLGFPVPIRHWLRDEMYAWARDIIQESGAGHLIDLQAVHRMLDAHRSGPVDHSRRIWTMLVFLLWHGIFVERRITPEIPTPHYPVKI from the coding sequence GTGTGCGGACTGCTGGGACTGCTGACCGCCGGGGCGGATGCCGCCACCCGGGTGGAGCCGATCGCCGACGCGCTGCGGTGCGCTCGTCATCGGGGACCGGACGAGAGCGGGACGTGGAACGACCACGACCTGGTCCTCGGGTTCAACCGACTGTCGATCATCGACGTCGACCATTCGCACCAACCCCTGCACTGGGGACCGGTGCCCGGTGAGGACACGCGCTACACGATCGTCTTCAACGGCGAGATCTACAACTACCTCGAGCTGCGCGAGGAGCTGATCGAGACCTTCGACGCGGCCTTCGCGACCGAGGGCGACGGCGAGGTCATCGTCGCGGCGTTCCACTACTGGGGCCCCGACGCGGTGCAGCGCCTGCGCGGCATGTTCGCGTTCGCGATCTGGGACGTGGTCGAGCGCGAGCTGTTCGTGGCCCGCGACCCGTTCGGCATCAAGCCCCTGTTCCTGGCCACCACGCCGGCCGGCACGGTCTTCGCCAGCGAGAAGAAGTCGATCCTGGCGCTGGCCCAGAACATGGGCATCGGCCTGGACCTGGAGCCGGCGGCGCTGCAGCAGTACCTGACGCTGCAGTACGTCCCGGAGCCGTGGTCGCTGCACCGGATGATCTCCCGCGTCGAGTCCGGCACGCACGTCACGGTCAGCCCCGCCGAGGAGCCGGTGCACCAGCGCTACTTCCAGCCGAAGTTCCTGTCCCTGCCCTCGCACGCCCCGGCCAGCGCCGAGGCCGAGGCGATCGTGCACGGCGAGATCGCCGACGTCCTGCGCGACTCGGTGGCCAAGCACATGCGCGCCGACGTGACGGTGGGTGCCTTCCTCTCCGGCGGCATCGACTCCACCGCGATCGCGGCGCTGGCCAAGGAGCACAACCCGAACCTGATCACCTTCACCACCGGGTTCGAGCGTGAGGGCTACTCCGAGGTCGACGTGGCCGCGGAGTCCGCCGCCGCGATCGGCGTCCGGCACGTGGTCCGCACGGTCAAGCCGGACGAGATGATGGAGGCCCTGCCCCTCATCGTCTGGTACCTCGACGACCCGGTGGCCGACCCCGCGCTCGTCCCGCTGTGGTTCATCGCCCGCGAGGCCCGCGAGCACGTCAAGGTCGTGCTCTCCGGTGAGGGCGCGGACGAGCTCTTCGGCGGCTACTCGATCTACCGGGAGCCGCTGTCGCTGGCCCCGTTCGAGAAGGTCCCGGGAACGCTGCGGCCGCTGATGCGCCGCGCGTCGCGCAAGATGCCCGAGGGCATGCGGGGCAAGGACCTGCTGCGCCGCGGCTCGCTCTCGCTGGAGCAGCGCTACTACGGCAACGCCCGGATCTTCCGCGACGACCAGCTGCACGAGGTGCTGCGCGGCTACGACCCTCGCGTCAGTCACGTCGACGTCACCGCCCCGCACTACTTCGCCTCGCGCGACTGGGACGACGTCGCGCGGATGCAGCACGTGGACCTGTTCACCTGGCTGCGCGGCGACATCCTGGTCAAGGCCGACAAGATGACGATGGCGCACTCGCTGGAGCTGCGCGTGCCGTTCCTGGACCCGGAGGTCTTCGACGTCGCGTCGTCGCTGCCGCAGGCCCAGAAGATCACCCACGGCGCGAACGGCACCACCAAGTACGCGCTGCGCCGTTCGCTGGAGGGGATCATCCCCTCGCACGTGCTGAACCGGCCCAAGCTGGGCTTCCCGGTGCCGATCCGGCACTGGCTGCGTGACGAGATGTACGCCTGGGCGCGCGACATCATTCAGGAGTCCGGCGCCGGTCACCTGATCGACCTGCAGGCCGTGCACCGCATGCTCGACGCGCATCGGTCCGGCCCGGTCGACCACAGCCGCCGGATCTGGACGATGCTGGTCTTCCTGCTCTGGCACGGCATCTTCGTCGAGCGCCGGATCACCCCCGAGATCCCGACGCCGCACTACCCGGTCAAGATCTAG
- a CDS encoding glycerate kinase, with protein MRVVVAPDSFGGTLSARDAAEAIATGWRRAAPADDVRVVPLADGGTGFAEVLQAALGGTLHELPVTGPLGGTVTGSWLRVGDTAYLEAAAACGLHHVPRERRTPDVARSATSRGVGELLAAARDAGARRIVVGLGGSATTDGGAGMLAALGAVPLGEDGTPLPDGGAPLARCAALGPVPHLDGIELVTAADVDNPLLGTHGAAAVFGPQKGADATAVAELDAALAVFAGVLDAATGTDVRDEPAAGAAGGLGAALLALGARRESGAGLVRTLTGLDAELDAAAASGGLAVTGEGSFDWQSLRGKLVTAVARGAADRGMPCLVLAGQVSVGRREAGAAGVDATYAVADESGLEASLADPAGTLASLAAQVARRWSR; from the coding sequence ATGCGCGTGGTCGTGGCTCCGGACTCCTTCGGCGGGACGCTCAGTGCCCGCGACGCCGCGGAGGCGATCGCGACCGGCTGGCGGCGTGCCGCCCCCGCCGACGACGTGCGCGTCGTCCCCCTCGCCGACGGCGGCACCGGCTTCGCCGAGGTGCTCCAGGCCGCGCTCGGCGGCACGCTGCACGAGCTGCCGGTGACCGGCCCGCTGGGCGGCACCGTGACGGGGTCCTGGCTGCGGGTCGGCGACACCGCCTACCTCGAGGCCGCCGCCGCGTGCGGGCTGCACCACGTGCCGCGCGAGCGGCGGACCCCGGACGTCGCCCGCTCGGCGACCAGCCGCGGCGTCGGGGAGCTCCTGGCCGCCGCCCGCGACGCCGGGGCCCGGCGGATCGTCGTCGGGCTCGGGGGCTCGGCCACGACCGACGGCGGCGCCGGGATGCTGGCCGCGCTCGGCGCCGTCCCCCTCGGCGAGGACGGGACCCCGCTGCCCGACGGCGGCGCCCCGCTGGCCCGCTGCGCCGCGCTCGGACCGGTCCCGCACCTGGACGGGATCGAGCTGGTCACCGCCGCCGACGTCGACAACCCGCTGCTCGGCACGCACGGCGCCGCCGCGGTGTTCGGCCCGCAGAAGGGCGCCGACGCCACCGCCGTCGCCGAGCTGGACGCCGCGCTCGCGGTGTTCGCCGGCGTCCTGGACGCCGCGACCGGCACCGATGTGCGCGACGAGCCCGCCGCCGGGGCCGCGGGCGGTCTCGGGGCGGCGCTGCTGGCGCTCGGGGCCCGGCGCGAGTCCGGCGCCGGCCTGGTGCGGACGCTGACCGGCCTGGACGCCGAGCTGGACGCCGCGGCCGCGTCCGGCGGGCTCGCGGTCACCGGCGAGGGCAGCTTCGACTGGCAGTCGCTGCGCGGGAAGCTCGTCACCGCGGTCGCCCGGGGTGCCGCGGACCGCGGGATGCCGTGCCTGGTCCTGGCCGGTCAGGTGTCGGTCGGGCGGCGTGAGGCCGGTGCCGCGGGGGTGGACGCCACCTACGCCGTCGCCGACGAGTCCGGTCTGGAGGCCTCGCTCGCCGACCCGGCCGGGACGCTCGCGTCGCTGGCCGCGCAGGTCGCCCGGCGCTGGAGCCGCTGA
- a CDS encoding VOC family protein, producing the protein MLDHLVLATPDLASSVAALTADGIALVEGGPHVGVGTRNHLAGLGDGRYLEVVGPDPEQPEPDSPRPFRIDTLAAPRLLTWAVRVPDLDAALAAARDAGHDPGPGRAMSRRRPDGELLAWTLAFPPDDLGGVVPFVIDWGSTPHPTASLDDGARLAGLTIGHPEPDRVRSILRALGADTADVVVGESAEPVLTARIVLADGTEKVLV; encoded by the coding sequence GTGCTGGACCACCTCGTACTGGCCACCCCGGACCTGGCGTCCTCGGTCGCCGCGCTGACCGCCGACGGCATCGCGCTCGTCGAGGGCGGGCCGCACGTCGGCGTGGGCACCCGCAACCACCTGGCCGGGCTCGGCGACGGGCGCTACCTGGAGGTCGTCGGCCCCGACCCGGAGCAGCCCGAGCCGGACTCGCCGCGGCCGTTCCGGATCGACACCCTGGCCGCGCCGCGCCTGCTGACCTGGGCGGTGCGCGTCCCGGACCTCGACGCCGCCCTGGCCGCGGCCCGCGACGCCGGGCACGACCCCGGTCCGGGCCGGGCGATGTCGCGCCGGCGCCCGGACGGCGAGCTGCTGGCCTGGACGCTGGCGTTCCCGCCGGACGACCTCGGCGGCGTCGTCCCGTTCGTCATCGACTGGGGCTCCACCCCGCACCCGACCGCGTCCCTGGACGACGGCGCCCGGCTCGCCGGGTTGACGATCGGGCACCCGGAACCGGACCGCGTGCGGTCGATCCTGCGGGCGCTCGGCGCGGACACCGCCGACGTCGTCGTCGGGGAGTCGGCGGAACCGGTGCTCACCGCCCGGATCGTGCTCGCGGACGGGACGGAGAAGGTCCTGGTCTGA